A window of Pedobacter lusitanus contains these coding sequences:
- a CDS encoding RagB/SusD family nutrient uptake outer membrane protein has product MKNSLYLSIAFIALFMSSCKKGDLDLVPTDKLSPTTFWKTEADASAAITGCYSALWDVTSQVQPYLEVLTPNAYSEYPWEGWKNIALSAQSPTDLGGFGGVYKGAYAGIAATNNFLGNIESVTMPEASKNVMKGEARFLRAYYYSILANYWGGVPLLLEKTDLNQRNMPKSTKDEVVAQIIKDLEIAAPLLPATPAQKGRITKGAALALKTRVLLYNKRWAEAATAAQSVMAMSYSLFPDYRGLFTEASENNQEVIFDVQFLAPKYATNWDTYIGIYDPALSPGWSSIEPTQDLVDEYEMKDGTIYSPSNPAADSADPNNNRDPRLDQTLFRKGVLYNSKPYPVSADGWPGVYTGYSFKKYTVYDNTTSTSVSDNQSQINGIVLRYADILLMYAEAKNEASGPDQSVYDAINMVRNRSSIKMPPLPAGLSQETMRQRIRHERRIEFAGEGLYYSDVKRWGIAETVLNRAIKLNGAQKKGAIEQRVFRAGRDYLMPFSQNDIDSDPNLVQNPGY; this is encoded by the coding sequence ATGAAAAATTCTCTATACCTATCCATAGCATTTATTGCCTTGTTTATGTCATCCTGTAAAAAGGGTGATCTGGATCTCGTTCCAACCGACAAATTATCTCCAACCACATTCTGGAAAACAGAAGCCGATGCATCAGCCGCGATAACCGGCTGCTATTCTGCATTATGGGATGTCACATCACAGGTTCAGCCCTATCTTGAAGTACTTACGCCCAATGCCTACAGTGAATATCCCTGGGAAGGCTGGAAAAACATTGCCCTGAGTGCGCAGTCTCCAACAGACCTGGGAGGTTTTGGCGGTGTTTATAAAGGTGCCTATGCCGGTATTGCGGCTACCAACAATTTTCTTGGCAACATTGAATCAGTCACTATGCCGGAAGCTTCAAAGAATGTAATGAAAGGTGAAGCCCGGTTTTTAAGAGCCTATTACTATTCCATTCTCGCTAACTATTGGGGCGGAGTTCCGTTATTGCTTGAAAAAACTGATCTCAATCAGCGAAACATGCCGAAAAGTACAAAAGATGAAGTAGTAGCACAGATTATTAAAGATCTGGAAATAGCTGCGCCGCTGCTTCCGGCAACTCCGGCACAAAAAGGGAGGATAACCAAAGGGGCTGCACTTGCCTTAAAAACAAGAGTACTGCTTTATAACAAAAGATGGGCAGAAGCTGCTACAGCTGCACAAAGTGTCATGGCTATGAGTTATAGTCTGTTTCCTGATTACAGAGGTCTGTTTACAGAGGCCAGCGAAAATAATCAGGAAGTTATTTTTGACGTCCAGTTTCTGGCGCCAAAATATGCCACTAACTGGGATACCTATATTGGAATATATGATCCGGCCCTGTCGCCTGGATGGAGTTCCATTGAGCCTACACAAGATCTTGTAGATGAATATGAAATGAAAGATGGAACAATTTACAGCCCGTCAAATCCAGCCGCAGATTCTGCTGATCCCAACAACAACCGCGATCCGCGTCTGGATCAGACCTTATTCAGAAAAGGAGTATTATACAACAGTAAACCTTACCCGGTATCGGCAGATGGATGGCCAGGAGTTTATACCGGATATAGTTTCAAAAAATATACCGTTTACGATAATACAACCTCAACTTCTGTTTCAGATAATCAATCACAAATCAATGGTATAGTGCTACGTTATGCTGATATATTACTTATGTATGCCGAGGCTAAAAATGAAGCTTCCGGTCCCGATCAGAGTGTCTATGATGCGATCAATATGGTAAGGAACAGAAGCAGTATAAAAATGCCTCCGCTACCTGCAGGATTAAGTCAGGAAACCATGAGACAACGCATAAGACATGAGCGGAGAATAGAATTTGCCGGAGAGGGATTATATTATTCTGACGTTAAACGCTGGGGAATTGCCGAAACCGTACTTAACCGTGCAATCAAGCTCAATGGAGCTCAAAAGAAAGGAGCAATTGAACAAAGAGTATTCAGGGCTGGCAGAGATTACCTGATGCCTTTTTCTCAAAATGATATAGATTCAGATCCAAATCTGGTTCAGAATCCTGGTTATTAA